From the genome of Vicia villosa cultivar HV-30 ecotype Madison, WI linkage group LG2, Vvil1.0, whole genome shotgun sequence, one region includes:
- the LOC131647204 gene encoding alkane hydroxylase MAH1-like — protein MFSSITIFCTLFFFLFIIFKIHHRRKCCKYPIFRDYPFLGMLPTILWNLWNVHDFITEELKKRHRGTAEFMGPWFTNMNYLITSDPINVHHMLSKCFDNYVKGHEFRDIFEAFGNGIFVADSETWKYNRSLFHSLFKQRGFEFFQEKIIQNKLEKSLIPLLDHVQQQSSVVDLQDVFNRFTFDNICLIVLGCDPNCLSIELPDVACEKAFDQIEECIFYRHVMPKSLWMLQKLLQVGEEKKMTKACKEFDQFIYANIESKRKELKKGVKNIEMEDLLTILMRDEKRSEVVVHDDKFLRDAAFNLFVAGRDTITSALTWLFYLIATHPLVEAKILEEIKENFGTISIENKLGVDDVKKLIYLHGAICEAVRLFPPIPFETKQAIKGDILPSGHVVNPNTTILFSLYSMGRVEETWGKDCLEFKPERWISERGGIVHEPSYKFISFNAGPRTCLGKDLSFIQIKMVAVAILCKYHVQVVKGHIPIPNHSIVLLMKNGLKVRLTKREI, from the coding sequence ATGTTTAGTTCTATAACAATATTTTGTAcactctttttcttccttttcatcATCTTCAAAATCCATCATAGAAGAAAATGTTGCAAATACCCCATCTTTAGAGATTATCCTTTTCTAGGCATGTTACCAACAATCCTTTGGAACTTGTGGAATGTTCATGATTTCATAACTGAGGAATTGAAAAAACGCCATAGAGGCACGGCTGAGTTCATGGGACCATGGTTTACCAACATGAACTATTTAATTACTAGTGATCCCATCAACGTGCATCACATGCTTAGCAAGTGTTTCGACAATTATGTGAAAGGTCACGAGTTTCGTGATATTTTTGAAGCGTTTGGAAATGGAATATTTGTGGCAGATTCAGAGACATGGAAATACAATAGATCTCTTTTTCACTCTCTTTTCAAACAAAGAGGCTTTGAATTTTTccaagagaaaattattcaaaataagttAGAAAAAAGCTTGATTCCTTTGTTGGATCATGTTCAACAACAAAGTTCAGTGGTGGATTTACAAGATGTATTCAATCGCTTCACATTTGACAACATTTGTTTGATAGTTCTCGGATGTGATCCCAATTGTCTTTCCATTGAACTTCCTGATGTTGCTTGTGAGAAGGCTTTTGATCAAATTGAAGAATGCATATTCTATAGGCATGTTATGCCAAAAAGTCTTTGGATGTTACAAAAACTACTTCAAGTTGGTGAAGAGAAAAAGATGACAAAAGCATGCAAAGAATTTGATCAATTTATATATGCTAATATAGAGTCCAAGCGAAAGGAGTTAAAAAAGGgtgtgaaaaatattgaaatggaAGACTTGTTAACCATTTTGATGAGAGACGAGAAACGGTCGGAAGTAGTAGTTCATGATGACAAGTTTCTAAGGGATGCTGCTTTCAATCTCTTTGTAGCTGGAAGAGATACAATAACTTCAGCCCTTACATggctcttttatcttattgctaCACATCCTTTAGTAGAAGCCAAAATTCTTGAAGAGATTAAAGAAAATTTTGGGACTATTAGTATTGAAAACAAGTTAGGGGTTGATGATGTGAAAAAGCTAATTTATCTTCATGGTGCTATATGTGAGGCTGTAAGACTTTTTCCTCCTataccctttgagacaaagcaaGCAATCAAAGGTGATATACTTCCAAGTGGCCATGTTGTTAATCCTAATACAACCATACTATTTTCTTTGTATTCAATGGGGAGAGTTGAAGAGACATGGGGAAAAGATTGCTTGGAGTTCAAGCCAGAGAGATGGATATCTGAGAGAGGGGGCATTGTTCATGAACCATCTTACAAGTTCATAAGTTTTAATGCTGGGCCTAGGACTTGTTTGGGAAAGGACTTGTCATTCATTCAAATTAAGATGGTAGCAGTTGCTATTTTGTGCAAATATCATGTCCAAGTAGTGAAAGGTCATATTCCTATCCCAAATCATTCAATAGTACTTCTTATGAAGAATGGTTTGAAGGTTAGGTTGACAAAAAGAGAAATTTGA